The following proteins come from a genomic window of Luteitalea sp.:
- a CDS encoding PadR family transcriptional regulator, with amino-acid sequence MRSSGSVRGSERGASLSGDVLSVGQGALYPALHRLEQQGWIRAEWKDSELGRSAKFYSLTRHGRKQLERELETWNRLSSAVRLLIQKA; translated from the coding sequence ATCCGCTCAAGCGGTAGCGTGCGTGGATCGGAGCGAGGGGCCTCGCTCTCCGGCGACGTCCTGTCCGTCGGTCAAGGCGCGCTGTATCCGGCGCTGCACCGGCTCGAGCAGCAAGGCTGGATCCGGGCCGAATGGAAAGACTCCGAGCTTGGACGCAGCGCGAAGTTCTACTCGCTGACCCGGCACGGCAGGAAGCAACTGGAGCGGGAGCTGGAAACCTGGAACCGGCTCTCGTCGGCCGTGCGCCTACTGATCCAGAAGGCCTGA
- a CDS encoding serine hydrolase, with amino-acid sequence MPPASRLARSRTSSLPRRASSPLVGIAIDQGLISSVNEPIGTFFPELRRDGDERKRTITVEHALTMQTGLESTSGDSYGRWVRSRNWVRYVLDRPLVSPPGTSMEYSTGTSHLLSGLLTKVTKKSTRDFAQEVLAGPLGFTLARWTRDPQGIYFGGNNMLMTPRQMVALGELYLNRGRVGDRRILSAEWVDTSCVPRTRSRWDSDRLYGYGWWIQQFDDWQACFAWGFGGQYVFVFRDLDLVIAITSSTDVSDERFGYRRSLFNLLEQHVLPAVAAVASPDVSGG; translated from the coding sequence ATGCCACCGGCGTCACGGCTGGCACGCTCGCGAACATCAAGTCTGCCTCGAAGAGCGTCATCGCCGCTGGTGGGTATCGCCATCGACCAGGGCCTCATCTCGTCGGTCAACGAGCCCATTGGGACGTTCTTTCCGGAGCTCCGGCGGGATGGTGATGAGCGGAAGCGCACAATCACGGTCGAACACGCGCTGACGATGCAAACCGGCCTCGAATCGACGAGTGGCGACAGCTACGGGCGGTGGGTGCGGAGCCGGAACTGGGTGCGCTACGTGCTGGATCGACCGCTCGTGAGCCCGCCGGGAACCTCCATGGAATACAGCACCGGCACGTCGCACCTCCTGTCTGGGCTCCTGACAAAGGTGACGAAGAAGAGCACACGGGATTTCGCGCAAGAGGTGCTGGCCGGACCGCTTGGCTTCACGCTGGCGCGCTGGACGCGGGATCCACAGGGCATCTACTTCGGCGGCAACAACATGCTCATGACACCGCGACAGATGGTGGCGTTGGGCGAGCTGTATTTGAATCGCGGCCGCGTCGGCGACCGCCGGATTCTGTCCGCGGAATGGGTCGACACTTCCTGCGTGCCACGCACCCGGTCACGCTGGGATAGCGATCGCTTGTACGGCTACGGCTGGTGGATACAGCAGTTCGATGACTGGCAGGCCTGCTTCGCGTGGGGCTTCGGCGGGCAGTACGTCTTCGTCTTCCGCGATCTCGACCTCGTGATCGCCATCACCTCATCGACCGACGTGAGCGACGAGCGCTTCGGCTACCGCCGGAGCCTCTTCAATCTGCTCGAGCAGCATGTGCTTCCGGCGGTCGCCGCGGTAGCATCCCCAGACGTCAGCGGAGGTTAG
- a CDS encoding PadR family transcriptional regulator, translating to MRRRRDEIPPGTLDMLILKTLARGAPMHGFEIADSILQLSDEVLQVEEGSLYPALQRMLMKGWLEGEWGRTVDNRRARYYRLTRTGRKQLADELARYQRVSSAIARIVQPA from the coding sequence ATGCGCAGACGACGGGATGAGATTCCGCCCGGCACGCTCGACATGCTGATCCTCAAGACGCTGGCCCGAGGTGCACCGATGCACGGATTCGAGATCGCCGACTCGATCCTGCAGCTGTCCGACGAAGTGCTCCAGGTGGAAGAAGGATCGCTGTACCCGGCATTGCAACGAATGCTCATGAAGGGTTGGCTCGAGGGCGAGTGGGGCCGAACCGTGGACAACCGCCGCGCTCGTTATTACAGGCTCACACGCACCGGACGCAAGCAGTTGGCGGACGAGCTCGCACGTTACCAGCGCGTGTCTTCAGCAATCGCACGCATCGTACAACCGGCCTGA